AGATCCTCACGGCCGGCGTGGATGGCGAGGGTGTCGAAAGAATGGCGCATGGACGAACCTCCTGCGAGGAACCAGGTGAATCTTGATTCTTCGGTTTGCGAAGCTGGAGTTCCAACGAATAGAATTCGGCCGGAGGCTGGACGAATGGAGCTCGACCGAATCGACTGCGATATCGTGGAGACCCTGCAGAAGAATGGTCGGCTCTCAAACAAAGAGCTGGCCGCCGCCGTGGGGCTCGCCCCCTCGAGCTGCCTGTCGCGGGTCCGCCGGCTCCTCGACGAGGGCGTACTCCAGGGCTTCCGGGCGGAGGTCGAGCCGAGGGCCCTGGGCATCGGCTTGCAGGCGCTGATCTCGGTGCGCCTGCGGCAGCACACCCGAAACGTGGTGGACGCCTTCCGCTCCCACGTCCTCTCGCTGCCCGAGGTCACGGCCGTCTACCACGTGGCGGGCGCCGACGACTTCCTCGTCCACGTAGCGATCCGCGACGCGGACCACCTGCGCGACCTGGCCCTGGACTCGTTCACCACGAGAGCGGAGGTCTCTCACATCCAGACCTCGCTCGTCTTCGAGCACGCCCGCTCACCGAGCCTCCCCATCTATCTGCGACCGAAGGGCGGTTGACCGCGCGGCCCAGCCGCCCCACCCATGTGGGGAGGAGGCGTCGAAGCGAACGAACATGGCCGCTCGAATCGTGAACATGATCCTCGGGGCCTGGCTGCTGATCTCGGCCTTCGCCTGGTACCACCCGCCGGGTCAGCGACTGGTCACGGCGCTGGTGGGGATCGCGATCTTCGTGGTCGCCGGCCTGTCGGCCTTCGTGCCGAACCTGCGGCTCCTGAACACGGCGATCGCGCTCTGGCTCTTCATCTCGGCGTTCATCTTCCCGAGCGCCAACGAGTTCACGATCCTCCACAACGCCTGCATCGCGATCATCGTCTTCATCGTGGCGCTGGCCTACGGCCGGAAGACCGCCCGCTTCGGCCTGGAGCACCGGAGACGCCAGCCGGCCTAGCGGAAGATCCCCGTGCGCTCGGCGAGTCCCCTGTCCACGAGGGACTGCACCGCCGCCTTCACCGTCGCGGCGGCCTCGCGGACCGCCTCGGCGTTGTCGGCGTCCGCCAGGCTGTAGCGCTCGTGGAGCGGGATCGGCTCGCCGTAGTAGATCCGGTAGCGCACGGGCAGCGGAAACGGCGTGAGCGTGATCGGCAGGTAGGGCGCGCCCACCAGCTTGCCGAGCTTCCGCAGCTTCGCGAGCT
The Vulgatibacter incomptus DNA segment above includes these coding regions:
- a CDS encoding SPW repeat domain-containing protein → MAARIVNMILGAWLLISAFAWYHPPGQRLVTALVGIAIFVVAGLSAFVPNLRLLNTAIALWLFISAFIFPSANEFTILHNACIAIIVFIVALAYGRKTARFGLEHRRRQPA
- a CDS encoding Lrp/AsnC family transcriptional regulator, with amino-acid sequence MELDRIDCDIVETLQKNGRLSNKELAAAVGLAPSSCLSRVRRLLDEGVLQGFRAEVEPRALGIGLQALISVRLRQHTRNVVDAFRSHVLSLPEVTAVYHVAGADDFLVHVAIRDADHLRDLALDSFTTRAEVSHIQTSLVFEHARSPSLPIYLRPKGG